A region from the Panicum hallii strain FIL2 chromosome 1, PHallii_v3.1, whole genome shotgun sequence genome encodes:
- the LOC112886995 gene encoding uncharacterized protein LOC112886995, with translation MVMEATARSRAEVDTSRPFRSVRQAVEVFGERYAGGGNGSGSSNASSESSVKLSAPPAASSSMVLELDCLKKLEEDLAEAKGELVELRQRQAQMEVAVSSLSAQFSRGLAVFSGLGKGKDLAVVGAPAAAIGEDEYSCHGRVRSDRWDESRAEEWMASLEYLPSLSEALAIKMIEDDLGGDGKGSKVKNSKNKAARKKHKKQRSGISLVGGMFCSKKAKSRM, from the exons ATGGTCATGGAGGCAACCGCCCGGAGCCGCGCCGAGGTCGACACCTCCCGGCCGTTCCGGTCGGTCCGGCAAGCCGTCGAGGTCTTCGGCGAGCGGTACGCCGGTGGTGGCAACGGCAGCGGCAGCTCCAACGCGAGCAGCGAGTCCAGCGTCAAGCTCAGTGCGCCTCCGGCAGCCTCGTCGTCCATGGTCCTGGAGCTGGACTGCCTGAAGAAGCTGGAGGAAGACCTGGCGGAGGCCAAGGGCGAGCTGGTGGAGCTGAGGCAGAGGCAGGCCCAGATGGAGGTGGCCGTGTCCAGCCTGAGCGCGCAGTTCAGCAGGGGCCTGGCCGTCTTCTCCGGCCTCGGCAAGGGGAAGGATTTGGCCGTCGtcggcgcgccggcggcggccatcgGAGAAGACGAATACAGCTGCCACGGCCGGGTCCGCAGCGACCGGTGGGACGAGAGCCGGGCCGAGGAGTGGATGGCGAGCCTGGAGTACCTGCCGAGCCTGTCGGAGGCGCTGGCCATCAAGATGATCGAGGACGACCTGGGGGGAGACGGGAAGGGGAGCAAGGTCAAGAACAGCAAGAACAAGGCCGCCAGGAAGAAGCACAAGAAGCAGAGGAGTGGGATCTCGCTGGTCGGGGGCATGTTCTGCTCCAAGAAAGCCAAGTCCAG AATGTAG